A part of Streptomyces sp. DSM 40750 genomic DNA contains:
- a CDS encoding SDR family oxidoreductase, with amino-acid sequence MPAPSDKASRHWFVTGASGGLGRHLTEHALRNGDRVTATVRRPAVLEDLRETYGDRLTVEILDLTRPADVDKVVGRTLRSGAVDIVVNNAGYAVVGAAEEMTVEQIRDQIEVLLLAPMVITCAFLQPMREQGGGRIIQISSVGGQVGIPTHSSYHAGKWGLEGFTESVSREVSDFNIHLTLVEPGATRTGFASALQYTTETTVYRDNAVGRTRHYLETADESVFTGDPAKLAAAIYDTTRHPSPPLRLTLGSDTYSAIHAALTERLTALETQKDLAESVAFTR; translated from the coding sequence ATGCCCGCTCCCTCCGACAAGGCCTCACGTCACTGGTTCGTCACCGGAGCCTCCGGTGGGCTGGGCCGCCATCTCACCGAGCACGCCCTCCGGAACGGCGACCGCGTTACGGCGACGGTCCGCCGCCCGGCAGTTCTGGAAGACCTGCGCGAGACGTACGGCGACCGGCTGACTGTCGAGATCCTCGACCTCACGCGGCCGGCCGATGTGGACAAGGTGGTCGGCAGGACGCTCCGGTCCGGGGCGGTGGACATTGTGGTCAACAATGCCGGATACGCGGTTGTGGGCGCCGCCGAGGAAATGACCGTCGAGCAGATTCGCGACCAGATCGAAGTCCTCCTGCTCGCGCCGATGGTGATCACCTGCGCCTTCCTGCAGCCGATGCGTGAGCAGGGCGGTGGCCGGATCATCCAGATCTCCAGCGTGGGCGGCCAGGTCGGTATCCCCACTCACAGCTCCTATCACGCGGGCAAGTGGGGGCTGGAGGGCTTCACCGAGAGCGTCAGCCGCGAGGTCTCCGACTTCAACATTCACCTCACTCTGGTCGAGCCCGGCGCCACCCGCACAGGCTTCGCTTCGGCCCTGCAATACACCACCGAAACGACCGTCTACCGCGACAATGCCGTCGGCCGGACCCGGCACTACCTGGAAACCGCAGACGAGAGCGTCTTCACCGGCGATCCGGCCAAGCTCGCCGCCGCCATTTACGACACCACCCGCCACCCGAGCCCGCCACTGCGCCTGACTCTCGGCTCCGACACCTATAGCGCAATCCACGCGGCACTCACCGAACGTCTCACCGCGCTCGAGACTCAGAAGGATCTCGCTGAATCTGTCGCCTTCACCCGCTGA
- a CDS encoding nuclear transport factor 2 family protein, which translates to MSKIEIDVVTAEFFEAFDNRGGKVADVARIRRLVLPGGVIVKTGPEFTVYTVDQFIEPRQRLLTDGRLVEFSEWEASERTEIAGDIASRFCEYRKSGTLDGEPFEGGGTKTIQFVRTSEGWRIAAFAWYDQP; encoded by the coding sequence ATGTCCAAGATCGAGATAGACGTGGTGACCGCCGAGTTCTTCGAGGCCTTTGACAACCGGGGCGGCAAGGTTGCCGACGTGGCCCGGATCCGCCGACTGGTTCTTCCGGGTGGTGTGATCGTCAAGACCGGCCCGGAGTTCACGGTCTACACCGTGGACCAGTTCATCGAGCCTCGCCAGCGGCTGTTGACCGACGGACGGCTGGTCGAGTTCTCCGAGTGGGAAGCCTCCGAACGGACAGAGATCGCGGGCGATATCGCGTCGCGGTTCTGCGAGTACCGCAAGTCCGGGACCTTGGATGGTGAGCCGTTCGAGGGAGGCGGGACCAAGACCATCCAGTTCGTCCGTACCTCAGAGGGCTGGCGGATCGCAGCGTTTGCCTGGTACGACCAGCCCTGA
- a CDS encoding ester cyclase — MSSSNAETRTSTADLHRLADEYVKLVNLRDLDALFALYAPDFRNHAADGTATGLEETRAVLASFLDAVPDFAATPVRVVAEDDWFAISFILTGTNTGPFNGTPATGRSIKVLELRMFKVADGKLTEHWGLIDLATLFAQLQS, encoded by the coding sequence ATGTCTTCCTCGAACGCCGAAACCCGAACGTCCACCGCCGACTTGCACCGACTTGCCGATGAGTACGTCAAGCTCGTCAACCTGCGTGACCTCGACGCCCTGTTCGCCCTGTACGCGCCGGACTTCCGCAACCACGCCGCCGACGGCACCGCCACCGGCCTCGAGGAGACCCGCGCGGTGCTGGCGTCGTTCCTCGACGCGGTCCCCGACTTCGCCGCCACGCCGGTCCGTGTCGTCGCCGAGGACGACTGGTTCGCGATCAGCTTCATCCTCACCGGCACGAACACCGGGCCGTTCAACGGCACTCCCGCCACCGGCCGATCGATCAAGGTGCTGGAGCTCCGCATGTTCAAGGTGGCAGACGGGAAGCTCACCGAGCACTGGGGCCTCATCGACCTGGCGACGCTCTTCGCCCAGCTGCAGTCCTGA
- a CDS encoding SDR family NAD(P)-dependent oxidoreductase, whose amino-acid sequence MTTQNKTAVVTGASAGLGAAYAQRLADRGHDLILVARNTARLETLAADIRSRTGRAVDVVTADLTDAAQISVVEERLRTDESIAVLINNAGGSLFTPLAASDAAASEALINLNVTSLTRLTTAVLPGLTARGHGTVVNISSALALNILPVSAVYSGTKSYVLTFTQALQQELAESPVTVQAVLPGAVRTEFWDGSGLDLAAFPDEWIMSADDTVDAALAGLDAGEPVTIPSLPQISDWESFEKARQTLVPNLSQRVPADRYRG is encoded by the coding sequence ATGACCACGCAGAACAAGACCGCTGTCGTCACCGGCGCGTCCGCAGGCCTGGGTGCCGCCTACGCGCAGCGGCTTGCCGACCGGGGCCACGACCTGATCCTGGTGGCCCGGAACACCGCGCGGCTGGAGACGCTGGCGGCGGACATCCGCAGCCGCACGGGCCGCGCGGTGGACGTCGTCACCGCCGACCTCACCGACGCGGCGCAGATCTCTGTGGTCGAGGAGCGCCTACGGACCGACGAGAGCATCGCGGTCCTGATCAACAACGCCGGAGGGTCGTTGTTCACCCCGCTGGCGGCCTCCGACGCCGCGGCCTCCGAGGCACTGATCAACCTCAACGTGACCTCGCTGACCAGGCTGACCACCGCGGTCCTGCCGGGCCTGACGGCCCGCGGGCACGGCACCGTGGTGAACATCTCCTCTGCCCTGGCTCTCAACATCCTGCCCGTCAGCGCCGTCTACAGCGGCACCAAGAGCTACGTCCTGACGTTCACCCAGGCCCTGCAGCAGGAACTCGCCGAGAGCCCCGTCACAGTGCAGGCCGTACTCCCGGGCGCGGTCCGCACGGAGTTCTGGGACGGCTCCGGCCTCGACCTCGCGGCGTTCCCCGACGAGTGGATCATGAGCGCGGACGACACCGTCGACGCGGCGCTCGCCGGCCTCGACGCCGGGGAGCCGGTCACCATCCCGTCACTGCCCCAGATCAGTGACTGGGAGTCGTTCGAGAAGGCGCGCCAGACGCTCGTCCCGAACCTGTCGCAGCGGGTCCCGGCCGACCGCTACCGCGGCTGA
- a CDS encoding alkene reductase, translated as MSNALWNPIVAGEISLPHRLAMAPMTRNRSTPAGIPTELNAEYYAQRASHALIITEGTQPNADGQGYILTPGIYSEEHIAGWRKVTDAVHKADGRIVIQLMHAGRMSHPDNTPHHRQPVAPSPVQPAGEMFTASGLQEFPVPRELSTEEVAATVDDFRRAAAAAIEAGADGVEIHSANGYLLHQFLATNTNQRTDRYGGSVDNRIRFAVEVATAVAEEIGAGRTGFRISPGNPFNDIAESDTHDLYPALVRALAPLDLAYLHIGHGGDDELLHTLRKLWPTTLVLNRAGTDIATRAKDIEDGTADIITVGVMALANPDLVERVRTGTPLNTPDPATFYGGGEAGYTDYPTLTA; from the coding sequence ATGTCGAACGCCCTGTGGAACCCGATCGTCGCCGGGGAGATCTCCCTGCCGCACCGGCTGGCGATGGCCCCCATGACGCGCAACCGGTCCACCCCGGCAGGCATACCGACCGAGCTGAACGCCGAGTACTACGCCCAGCGCGCCTCGCACGCCCTCATCATCACCGAGGGCACCCAGCCCAACGCCGACGGACAGGGCTACATCCTCACCCCCGGCATCTACTCCGAGGAACACATCGCCGGCTGGCGCAAGGTCACCGACGCCGTACACAAGGCCGACGGACGCATCGTCATCCAGCTCATGCACGCCGGACGGATGTCCCACCCCGACAACACCCCCCACCACCGGCAGCCCGTCGCCCCCTCCCCGGTCCAGCCGGCGGGCGAGATGTTCACCGCGTCCGGACTCCAGGAGTTCCCGGTACCGCGCGAACTGTCCACCGAGGAAGTCGCCGCGACGGTCGACGACTTCCGCCGCGCCGCCGCAGCCGCCATCGAGGCCGGCGCCGACGGCGTCGAGATCCACAGCGCCAACGGCTACCTCCTGCACCAGTTCCTCGCCACCAACACCAACCAGCGCACCGACCGCTACGGCGGCTCCGTCGACAACCGCATCCGCTTCGCCGTCGAGGTCGCCACCGCCGTGGCCGAGGAGATCGGCGCCGGCCGCACCGGGTTCCGGATCTCCCCCGGCAACCCGTTCAACGACATCGCGGAGAGCGACACCCACGACCTGTACCCCGCACTCGTACGCGCCCTCGCCCCCCTCGACCTCGCCTACCTGCACATCGGCCACGGCGGCGACGACGAACTCCTGCACACCCTGCGCAAGCTGTGGCCGACCACCCTGGTCCTCAACCGGGCCGGCACCGACATCGCCACCCGCGCCAAGGACATCGAAGACGGCACCGCCGACATCATCACCGTCGGCGTAATGGCACTCGCCAACCCCGACCTGGTCGAGCGCGTACGCACCGGCACGCCGCTGAACACCCCCGACCCCGCCACCTTCTACGGCGGCGGCGAGGCCGGCTACACCGACTACCCCACCCTCACCGCCTGA
- a CDS encoding AAA family ATPase, whose amino-acid sequence MIILTGPPGAGKSTVARLLADHLTPSVHLHSDDFWRYIKQGWIAPYLPEAHEQNQVVLQVLVSAAFGYADGGYQVICDGIVGPWFIDIFRVTARERALPLSYVILRPDQHTTLERATSRAGDALTDPEPIRSLHGQFSNLGTYEAHVLDSTNLTAEATADSILQGLARVAYLLNLNPSDSITDANDSIHNS is encoded by the coding sequence GTGATCATCCTGACCGGGCCGCCCGGAGCCGGCAAGAGCACCGTGGCGCGACTGCTGGCAGATCACCTGACTCCCAGCGTCCACCTGCACAGCGACGACTTCTGGCGCTATATCAAGCAGGGCTGGATCGCGCCTTACCTGCCCGAAGCACACGAGCAGAACCAAGTAGTCCTGCAGGTACTGGTCTCGGCAGCGTTCGGCTACGCCGACGGCGGCTACCAGGTGATCTGCGACGGCATCGTCGGGCCCTGGTTCATCGACATCTTCCGCGTGACGGCCCGGGAGCGGGCCCTGCCGCTGAGCTACGTCATCCTTCGGCCGGACCAACACACCACACTGGAGCGGGCAACGAGCCGGGCCGGCGACGCTTTGACCGACCCCGAGCCGATCCGCTCACTGCACGGCCAGTTCAGCAACCTGGGCACCTATGAGGCCCACGTCCTGGATTCCACCAACCTGACCGCTGAGGCAACCGCCGACAGCATCCTGCAAGGCCTCGCGAGGGTCGCCTACCTCCTCAACCTCAACCCGAGCGACAGCATCACCGACGCGAACGACTCGATCCACAACTCTTGA
- a CDS encoding helix-turn-helix domain-containing protein codes for MSTVEDFFAQHDDWPWNPPRPGRATFHYLIAVTEGELRHDVDHVTRTVAPGQWLWVRPGHAQCWHPPGAARGPFILFEPDVLRPDLARLLAPLTAHEAPAVLSPHPDDTAWLQQTALQLLDEHRALGRRPLDIHHGLRRSLLESLLLRLANSQGIAPIGTAAATARAGRGRADRYGRFLDALELHFRELHQAADYAELLGCSVRTLSRAARDATGKGVRELIDERRLLEARRLLGGARWDARAVAVHLGFTDPANFGRFFRDRTGLTPSAFAARATRTDA; via the coding sequence GTGAGTACCGTCGAGGACTTCTTCGCCCAGCACGACGACTGGCCGTGGAACCCGCCCCGTCCGGGCCGTGCCACCTTCCACTACCTCATCGCGGTCACCGAGGGTGAGCTGCGACACGACGTCGACCACGTCACGCGGACCGTCGCCCCCGGCCAGTGGCTGTGGGTGCGTCCCGGGCACGCGCAGTGCTGGCATCCGCCCGGCGCGGCCCGCGGCCCGTTCATCCTGTTCGAACCGGACGTGCTGCGGCCCGACCTCGCCCGTCTCCTGGCCCCGCTCACCGCGCACGAGGCCCCTGCCGTGCTCAGCCCGCACCCCGACGACACCGCCTGGCTCCAGCAGACGGCACTCCAGCTCCTGGACGAACACCGCGCACTGGGGCGCCGCCCCCTCGACATCCACCACGGCCTGCGGCGCAGCCTGCTCGAATCGCTGCTGCTGCGCCTGGCCAACTCCCAAGGAATCGCACCCATCGGCACGGCCGCGGCCACGGCCCGCGCCGGCCGTGGCCGTGCCGACAGGTACGGGCGCTTCCTGGACGCCCTGGAGCTGCACTTTCGCGAGCTGCATCAAGCCGCGGATTACGCCGAGTTGCTCGGCTGCTCGGTCCGCACCCTTAGCCGTGCCGCCCGGGACGCCACCGGCAAGGGGGTGCGTGAACTCATCGACGAGCGGCGCCTCCTGGAAGCCCGGCGCCTGCTGGGAGGTGCCCGGTGGGACGCCCGGGCTGTGGCCGTCCACCTCGGCTTCACCGACCCCGCGAACTTCGGCCGCTTCTTCCGCGACCGCACCGGTCTCACCCCGTCCGCCTTCGCGGCCCGCGCAACGAGGACCGACGCGTGA
- a CDS encoding MmcQ/YjbR family DNA-binding protein, which translates to MNGSALHKTAADCAEELPGAQLEHPFGPDWEVFKVRGKVFMLMTEVPGRPVVILKADPGEAHALRQQYSHITPGYHMNKKHWITLESGEGVDKELVRELVTDSYRLVVAHLPRAERPVDPHTYGTGARAAR; encoded by the coding sequence ATGAACGGATCGGCCCTGCACAAGACCGCCGCCGACTGCGCGGAGGAACTCCCCGGAGCCCAGCTGGAGCACCCCTTCGGCCCCGACTGGGAGGTCTTCAAGGTGCGCGGCAAGGTGTTCATGCTGATGACCGAGGTCCCGGGGCGGCCCGTCGTGATCCTCAAGGCGGACCCCGGCGAGGCCCACGCCCTGCGGCAGCAGTACAGCCACATCACCCCCGGCTACCACATGAACAAGAAGCACTGGATCACCCTGGAGAGCGGAGAAGGCGTCGACAAGGAGCTCGTCAGGGAGCTCGTCACCGACTCCTACCGGCTCGTCGTCGCTCACCTACCCAGGGCCGAGCGGCCGGTCGACCCTCACACCTACGGCACCGGCGCACGGGCGGCCCGGTGA
- a CDS encoding TetR/AcrR family transcriptional regulator: MSRVSQAQALENRRRAVAAASQLFRERGVNGISVADLMKSIGLTTGGFYKQFPSKEALVAEAAQAAFGDLDLLLASFDTAHGDHETACGALVDFYLSAEHRDQPGTGCPTAGFAGDMAREPTSGEVRETYAAGVEEFAAWMSTDTSEGLPLVATLVGAILLARATAGTELSEKIMESTHKALTAPHGPRPGILGTGAVRLGPDAT, from the coding sequence ATGAGTCGGGTTTCGCAAGCACAGGCGCTCGAGAACCGCAGGCGCGCGGTCGCCGCGGCCTCCCAGCTCTTCCGGGAGCGCGGTGTGAACGGCATCAGCGTCGCCGATCTGATGAAGTCCATCGGGCTGACCACGGGCGGCTTCTACAAGCAGTTCCCCTCCAAGGAGGCCCTGGTGGCCGAGGCGGCTCAGGCCGCCTTCGGGGACCTCGACCTGCTCCTGGCGTCGTTCGACACGGCCCACGGCGATCACGAGACCGCGTGCGGCGCCCTCGTCGACTTCTATCTGTCGGCCGAGCACCGTGACCAGCCCGGCACCGGCTGCCCCACCGCCGGATTCGCAGGGGACATGGCCCGCGAGCCCACATCCGGGGAAGTACGCGAAACGTACGCGGCCGGAGTCGAGGAATTCGCCGCGTGGATGTCCACCGACACCAGCGAGGGCCTTCCCCTGGTGGCCACTCTGGTCGGCGCGATCCTGCTTGCCCGGGCCACGGCGGGCACCGAACTGTCGGAAAAGATCATGGAGTCGACCCACAAAGCCCTGACCGCACCACACGGGCCTCGACCCGGAATCCTGGGGACAGGGGCTGTGCGACTGGGGCCCGACGCCACGTAG